A single genomic interval of Argopecten irradians isolate NY chromosome 8, Ai_NY, whole genome shotgun sequence harbors:
- the LOC138328980 gene encoding acetylcholine receptor subunit beta-type lev-1-like, with protein sequence MVSWLLPVKLTTTCDADVRYYPFDKQSCLVGLFAWGYNADLIKINAVADSLDMTQYEENPIWSLVSTVQRSSQAPAVGLAFSLIFKRKPEFFLMNFLLPIMLMCFMNMFVFLLPAQSGERVGFCITVLLSIAVFLSIVSSTLPQTSSPQMAMVCYLLVVHVILSLLIMMCTIIGLKFYFRSEEVEVPRRIARLTQFVNNIRKTNLNRTSISPDSQSTIPVKAKTEPDDVQLNEEKRDATDTEVSWKNVSAALDKTCFVVFMATALTCNFSFLIVLTSS encoded by the coding sequence ATGGTATCCTGGCTCCTTCCAGTGAAGCTTACGACAACCTGCGATGCTGACGTCAGATATTACCCTTTTGACAAACAATCGTGCCTTGTCGGATTGTTTGCATGGGGATACAATGCAGACCTTATTAAAATCAACGCCGTGGCCGACTCGCTAGATATGACGCAATATGAAGAGAATCCAATATGGAGTCTTGTCAGTACCGTCCAAAGGTCTTCTCAAGCTCCAGCCGTAGGACTAGCATTCTCTCTCATATTTAAAAGAAAGCCAGAGTTTTTCTTGATGAATTTCTTACTGCCGATCATGTTAATGTGTTTCATGAACATGTTTGTGTTCCTCCTCCCAGCTCAGTCCGGGGAACGTGTTGGCTTCTGTATAACTGTATTACTTTCTATCGCCGTGTTTTTGTCCATTGTGTCTAGTACTCTGCCGCAGACGTCATCCCCACAAATGGCCATGGTTTGCTATCTTCTCGTcgtacatgtaattttaagtTTATTGATAATGATGTGTACGATAATAGGACTGAAGTTCTACTTCCGGTCAGAGGAAGTGGAAGTTCCTAGAAGGATTGCCAGACTGACACAATTCGTAAACAATATAAGGAAGACTAATCTGAACAGGACCAGTATATCGCCAGATTCACAAAGTACCATCCCTGTAAAAGCCAAGACAGAGCCAGATGACGTTCAATTGAACGAGGAAAAACGTGACGCAACCGATACTGAAGTCTCATGGAAAAATGTCAGTGCTGCCTTAGACAAGACCTGTTTTGTGGTCTTCATGGCAACTGCCTTGACGTGTAACTTTTCCTTCCTGATTGTTTTAACGAGTTCGTAA